A genomic segment from Nicotiana tabacum cultivar K326 chromosome 7, ASM71507v2, whole genome shotgun sequence encodes:
- the LOC142162103 gene encoding uncharacterized protein LOC142162103 — protein MEEEMRARNIQSLRYESLCIHPNIELSPGFKIPKFNTFNGKGNPISHLKDYCSRLVRIGHNEIIRMKLFIQSLSGQALDWYTQQDFSKWYTWEDMDRGFVEQYKFNIGDSPTLCDMREVERMKYESFAEYAMRWRLKASKIRPQLPENGLISTFIVMQKGIYYEKLLCARLHDFSDFIRVGKLIESSIQAGSIVDKSKLQATSKGDALENLQGKKRKIDFACIPAHQPQSQQNSQLLQTHIQIQPTQQNVQHQAYQEQSSYRYSENLKFRTFIPLKESLTSIFERLKEKGLLQPREVWIPQNLPPDFDWSKTCAYHSYIQGHDTEECPTLKHRIQNMIECNKIIMQQEQPCNNYDPSVANTIVVKSDLSKLEPRPLKRKREDKQDD, from the coding sequence ATGGAGGAAGAAATGCGTGCAAGAAATATTCAGAGTTTAAGATATGAAAGTTTGTGCATTCATCCAAATATTGAGCTTTCGCCAGgattcaaaattccaaaatttaatACTTTCAATGGGAAAGGAAATCCCATTTCTCATTTGAAAGACTACTGCAGCAGATTAGTGAGGATTGGACATAATGAAATCATTCGAATGAAGCTGTTCATTCAGAGTCTATCAGGGCAAGCGCTTGATTGGTACACTCAACAAGATTTTAGCAAATGGTACACGTGGGAGGACATGGACCGCGGTTTTGTAgaacaatataagtttaatattGGAGATAGTCCAACGCTTTGTGATATGCGTGAAGTAGAAAGAATGAAATACGAGTCTTTTGCAGAATATGCCATGCGATGGAGATTGAAGGCTTCAAAAATACGCCCTCAATTGCCCGAGAATGGGTTGATTTCTACCTTCATCGTAATGCAAAAAGGCATATACTATGAAAAGTTGCTATGCGCTCGACTACATGACTTCTCGGATTTCATTAGAGTTGGAAAACTGATAGAATCAAGCATTCAAGCAGGAAGCATTGTTGACAAATCAAAATTACAAGCCACTTCCAAAGGCGATGCACTCGAGAATTTACAAGGCAAAAAGAGGAAGATAGATTTTGCTTGCATTCCCGCTCATCAGCCACAATCTCAACAAAATAGCCAACTGCTACAAACTCATATACAAATCCAACCTACTCAGCAAAACGTTCAACATCAAGCTTATCAAGAACAATCTAGCTATCGTTATTCAGAGAACCTGAAATTTCGCACTTTTATTCCTCTGAAAGAATCATTGACAAGCATATTTGAGAGATTGAAAGAGAAAGGACTTTTACAGCCAAGGGAAGTATGGATCCCACAAAATCTTCCTCCAGATTTTGATTGGTCtaaaacttgtgcgtaccattcaTATATTCAAGGCCATGACACAGAAGAGTGCCCAACACTTAAGCATAGGATTCAGAACATGATTGAATGCAACAAGATAATTATGCAGCAAGAGCAACCATGCAACAACTATGACCCTTCAGTTGCTAATACCATCGTAGTTAAAAGTGATCTTTCAAAGTTGGAACCAAGACCTTTGAAGAGAAAGCGTGAAGATAAACAAGACGATTGA
- the LOC107805410 gene encoding retrovirus-related Pol polyprotein from transposon RE1, whose product MAPNSIDDSSNISAARTINQPAAIIIDSTHLNYLHSSDSSRMVLVNSVFDGKGYGGWCRAIIIAFSAKNKLGFIDGTFYQPDATSTDFKHWNRCNDMVISWILNSLSKDIAESVLYSKIANEIWKELEVRFGQCNGAQLYQLQKELSDIVQGTSDIAGYYT is encoded by the coding sequence ATGGCACCAAACTCCATAGATGACTCCTCAAATATTTCTGCAGCTAGAACAATTAACCAACCAGCTGCTATCATCATCGATTCCACTCACCTCAATTACCTTCATTCATCTGATTCATCAAGAATGGTTCTTGTCAACTCAGTTTTTGATGGGAAAGGATATGGAGGATGGTGTAGAGCCATAATTATTGCATTTTCTGCCAAGAACAAACTTGGTTTCATCGATGGAACATTTTATCAACCAGATGCGACTTCCACTGATTTCAAGCATTGGAATCGCTGCAATGATATGGTTATATCATGGATTTTGAACTCTCTATCTAAGGACATAGCTGAAAGTGTCCTTTATTCTAAAATTGCaaatgagatttggaaagaactTGAAGTTAGATTTGGGCAATGTAATGGAGCTCAACTTTATCAGTTACAAAAGGAGTTGAGTGATATAGTACAGGGAACCTCTGATATAGCAGGTTACTATACATAG